In one Candidatus Bathyarchaeia archaeon genomic region, the following are encoded:
- a CDS encoding hydroxymethylglutaryl-CoA synthase: MFRTHTRTGIEGFGAYLPKYRIRIRDLPLAHGSPPPDFEKAICGPDEDAVTMAKEAIEKALRMAGVERSKIGSILCGTSSNPYLEKPIGTILSKALGMEGAILAADISFSGKSCSEAVQLCLGLVGSGMMDFAIAAGSDSIPLEPLEEGAAYSSCGAAAFVIGRETDSSIASIEGSSTWVIDALDVWSVRGSARRRDSGRFAERVLAQCVTASVEDLLSGLGLSPKDFDHVVLPQNDPKSASGLAKRLGFKPEQIEAGFLLPRAGNVEALSGLLGLIAVLDVAKPSERILVATFGSGAGSDSFSLLVKDAIKERERGDFLNQISRKVCIDYRAYLKFIRNSRGSA, from the coding sequence TTGTTCAGGACCCATACCCGAACGGGGATCGAGGGATTCGGGGCCTATCTGCCAAAGTACAGGATAAGGATCCGGGACCTCCCACTGGCCCATGGATCTCCCCCACCAGATTTCGAGAAGGCGATCTGCGGCCCGGATGAAGACGCCGTGACAATGGCGAAGGAGGCGATCGAGAAGGCTTTGAGGATGGCTGGCGTTGAAAGGAGCAAGATCGGATCGATCCTCTGCGGAACCTCCTCCAATCCCTATTTGGAAAAGCCCATTGGGACCATTTTATCGAAGGCCTTGGGGATGGAAGGGGCGATCCTCGCGGCCGATATAAGCTTCTCAGGCAAATCCTGCTCCGAGGCCGTTCAGCTATGCTTGGGGCTCGTGGGCAGCGGGATGATGGATTTCGCCATAGCCGCCGGTTCTGACTCGATCCCGCTGGAGCCTTTGGAGGAGGGTGCGGCATATTCCTCCTGTGGGGCCGCCGCCTTTGTGATCGGGCGCGAAACCGATAGCTCAATAGCCTCAATTGAGGGAAGCTCGACTTGGGTGATAGACGCGCTCGATGTTTGGTCGGTGAGGGGGTCGGCTCGGAGGAGGGACAGCGGGCGCTTTGCCGAAAGGGTCTTGGCCCAATGCGTAACGGCCTCCGTGGAGGATCTCCTGAGCGGGCTCGGCCTAAGCCCTAAGGATTTCGACCACGTAGTATTGCCGCAAAATGATCCCAAGTCCGCATCCGGCTTGGCCAAAAGGCTCGGCTTCAAACCCGAGCAGATCGAGGCCGGGTTCCTTCTCCCAAGGGCGGGCAACGTGGAGGCCCTTTCGGGATTGCTGGGCCTGATTGCGGTCTTGGATGTGGCGAAGCCATCCGAGAGGATATTGGTGGCGACCTTCGGGAGCGGGGCCGGGAGCGATTCCTTCAGCCTCTTGGTGAAGGACGCAATAAAGGAGCGCGAGAGGGGGGACTTCCTGAACCAAATCTCAAGGAAGGTCTGCATCGATTATAGGGCCTACTTGAAATTCATCCGCAATTCAAGGGGATCGGCTTGA
- a CDS encoding indolepyruvate oxidoreductase subunit beta has protein sequence MMRENLNVILAGVGGQGVILSSTIIGEAAVEEGLSVRIAESRGLAQRGGIVVSHIRIGRGIHSPLIPKGMADGIVGFEPMEFLRHCEYLKGDGGFGIVNSEPILPVTSRIGLERYPDYEAMMEAARSSAERVYIIDGTGIAKSLGNPNMLSIVMVGALYAVAKPPISRRAMEESIRRNVPKGTEEANLKAFEEGIRAIEGY, from the coding sequence ATGATGAGGGAAAATCTCAACGTGATATTGGCAGGCGTCGGCGGGCAAGGCGTCATCTTATCATCGACGATCATAGGGGAGGCGGCCGTTGAGGAGGGCTTGAGCGTGAGGATTGCCGAATCTAGGGGGCTGGCCCAAAGGGGGGGCATCGTGGTGAGCCACATTAGGATTGGGCGAGGCATCCATTCGCCATTGATACCCAAGGGGATGGCCGATGGGATAGTCGGATTCGAGCCTATGGAGTTCCTGAGACACTGCGAATATCTGAAGGGGGATGGGGGATTCGGAATCGTCAATAGTGAGCCGATCCTCCCGGTCACCTCAAGGATCGGTTTGGAGAGATATCCGGATTACGAGGCCATGATGGAGGCCGCAAGATCCTCGGCCGAGAGGGTTTATATAATAGACGGCACTGGGATCGCTAAGAGTCTTGGGAATCCAAATATGCTCAGCATCGTCATGGTGGGCGCCCTCTATGCGGTTGCCAAGCCCCCGATCTCGAGGAGGGCGATGGAGGAATCGATAAGGAGGAACGTCCCAAAGGGGACCGAGGAGGCCAATTTGAAGGCCTTCGAGGAGGGCATAAGGGCCATCGAGGGCTATTAG
- the iorA gene encoding indolepyruvate ferredoxin oxidoreductase subunit alpha → METDYLTLDSMGKRVLMTGNGAVARGAIEAGVKVATSYPGTPASEILSSIAAVAKKVGIYAEWSINEKVAFEVAFAASLSGIRALMACKHLGFNWISDAFLVSAYTGVNGGLVVVVSDDPHPHSSQNAEDTRYYSKMGKVPCLEPSDPDEARKIIPMAFDLSESLQLPIVVRLTSRISHSRGDVELGEMRRKDREPKFEKDPKRYAVIAPHARERHLWLNNQYAKAAEAMESFPLNWIEGPRGDFGIIANGLNYSYVKEALGILGIEAPILKLSSANPIPKRLVANFLRGLKECLVVEEIEPITEEGVKAIAQAEGIPVKVYGRSTGHIPLQWELNPDIVAGAISKIAGLGNPRPGLLAKPKAVQLEIGRRTPFLCAGCPHRASYYSIKQALRRINKGGIIAGDRGCYNQGIYPPLNGYDTCICMGASIGMACGFYKAGVKEPIVAVIGESTFFHAGIPPLINAVHNNANITVVIFDNSWTSMTGFQPNPATGMNAMGEETRRLNVEEICKACGVEFVKVVDSFKVGELIEAIESAIKFPGPAVVVSRHECAVREMGRLRRRGERPRPYAVDPTRCTACKICLSQFGCPAISIEDGKISIDKYSCTGCGVCAQICPSKAIAQVEV, encoded by the coding sequence ATGGAAACCGATTACCTTACGCTCGATTCCATGGGCAAGAGGGTCCTGATGACCGGGAATGGCGCGGTGGCGCGCGGAGCGATAGAGGCGGGCGTGAAGGTCGCGACATCTTATCCAGGGACCCCTGCCTCTGAGATCCTCAGCTCCATAGCCGCGGTTGCCAAGAAGGTCGGCATTTATGCGGAATGGTCCATAAATGAGAAAGTCGCCTTCGAGGTCGCGTTCGCAGCATCGCTCTCCGGCATTAGGGCCTTGATGGCCTGCAAGCATTTGGGCTTCAATTGGATCTCCGATGCCTTCTTGGTTTCAGCTTACACGGGAGTTAATGGCGGGTTGGTCGTAGTCGTCTCCGACGATCCCCATCCCCATAGCTCCCAAAACGCCGAGGATACGAGATACTACTCCAAGATGGGGAAGGTCCCCTGCCTCGAGCCATCGGATCCCGACGAGGCTAGGAAGATAATACCGATGGCCTTCGATCTCTCCGAGTCCTTGCAATTGCCGATAGTCGTCAGGCTGACCTCCCGAATATCCCATTCTAGAGGAGATGTGGAGCTCGGGGAAATGCGAAGGAAGGATAGGGAGCCCAAGTTCGAGAAGGATCCGAAGAGATATGCCGTCATAGCGCCGCACGCGAGGGAGAGGCATCTATGGCTAAATAACCAATATGCGAAGGCCGCGGAGGCAATGGAGAGCTTCCCGCTCAATTGGATCGAGGGGCCAAGGGGGGACTTCGGCATAATAGCCAACGGGTTGAACTATTCATACGTCAAGGAGGCCCTCGGGATCCTCGGGATAGAGGCCCCGATCCTCAAGCTCTCCTCCGCGAACCCGATCCCCAAGAGGCTCGTGGCGAACTTCCTGAGGGGCCTTAAGGAATGCTTGGTGGTTGAGGAGATAGAGCCGATAACGGAGGAGGGCGTTAAGGCGATAGCGCAAGCGGAGGGGATCCCGGTCAAGGTTTATGGCAGGTCCACCGGGCATATCCCCCTCCAATGGGAGCTTAATCCAGACATCGTGGCCGGCGCGATCTCCAAGATCGCCGGCTTGGGCAATCCAAGACCCGGCCTCCTCGCCAAGCCGAAAGCAGTTCAGCTGGAGATCGGTAGGAGGACTCCCTTCCTATGCGCCGGCTGCCCCCACAGAGCCAGCTATTATTCGATTAAACAAGCCTTGAGAAGGATCAATAAGGGGGGCATAATCGCTGGGGATAGGGGTTGCTATAACCAAGGAATATATCCGCCGCTCAATGGATACGATACTTGCATATGCATGGGGGCCAGCATAGGGATGGCATGCGGGTTTTATAAGGCTGGGGTGAAGGAACCCATAGTCGCGGTTATAGGGGAATCGACATTCTTCCATGCTGGCATCCCGCCGTTGATAAACGCCGTTCATAATAATGCGAATATAACGGTCGTGATATTCGACAATAGCTGGACCTCCATGACAGGCTTCCAGCCCAATCCCGCAACGGGGATGAACGCAATGGGAGAGGAAACTAGGAGATTGAACGTCGAGGAAATATGCAAGGCATGCGGGGTTGAGTTCGTAAAGGTCGTTGATTCCTTCAAGGTTGGGGAGCTGATAGAGGCGATAGAATCGGCGATAAAATTCCCAGGCCCGGCCGTAGTGGTATCGAGGCATGAGTGCGCGGTCAGGGAGATGGGGAGGCTGAGGCGGAGGGGCGAGCGGCCGAGGCCGTACGCGGTGGATCCGACGAGGTGCACCGCCTGCAAGATCTGCCTATCCCAGTTCGGATGCCCAGCAATCTCAATCGAGGATGGGAAGATATCCATAGATAAGTACTCCTGCACGGGTTGCGGCGTATGCGCCCAGATCTGCCCCTCCAAGGCCATAGCCCAGGTGGAGGTATGA